The sequence CAAGAAAATAATCGTAGGGATTTTTTAATTCAAATTCAAGCATTCCAAGAATTGATTGGGTATTCCATAGGATTTGAAGATACTAAAATTATTGGTAAGGATGGAAAAATGTTTTTTTCTCTTAGTAGAAATTTAGATGAAGATTTTATTGAAGATAAATTATTCCAAAGAGGATTAAAAGAATCATTTATTGAATTTGAACCATCTAAAAATGGTAAAAAAATAGTTGTTGTTTCCCCAATTTTTGCAGATGGGAATAAAAAAGGAGATGAACCTATAGGAGTGATAATTTCTAAAATGAGAACAACTTCAATTGACAATGTGCTAGTGAATAGAAGTGGATTAGGAGAATCAGGTGAAGTATACATTGTGAACAATCAATCAATCATGTTATCAGAATCTAGATTTATTGAAGATGTAGTATTCAAACAAAAAGTGGATAGTTTAGCCGTACAGAAATGTTTCAATGAAGGAGAAGAAATGGTAGGATTTTATGAAGATTATAGAAATGTTCCAATTTATGGATCATCATATTGTGCAGATGATTTAGGCATAGTTTTACTTGTAGAAATTGACCAAGAAGAAGTTGAAAAACCAATAGATATTCTTCAGAACAGGATATTCTATACTGGAATAGTAATTACCCTATTAATGGGAATTGTTGCATTTGTAATATCAAAATCAATTTCAAGACCCCTCCTTAAATTAAAAAATGCTGCAAATAAAATTGCAAGTGGAGATTTTAAAGTAAGAACTAACATAACAACTGGTGACGAAATAGGAGAATTATCACATGCATTTGATTCAATGGCTCAAAAGCTAGAAGAATCATTAATTGAGATTAAAGAGAAAGAAGAAGTCATTAAACAGCAAGAAGATATTTTGTTAAAATTTTCTCAACATGAACAAAATGATTGTGTAGGTGTTGTTGATATAACAGACTCTACAAGAATATCATCTAAATTATCTGATGATGATGTTAGTAAAATGTATGAAATTTTCCTTAATTTTATGGCAAAAATTGTCCATAAACATCATGGAGAAGTAGTAAAAAATATTGGAGATGCTTTAATGTTTAGATTTGCAAATGTTGATCCAAAAAATATCGAGGTAATGAAAAATATCTTAGAATGTTGTTTGGATATGATAGAATCTCATGATGAACTAAAAAAAGAACTTAATGCAGAAAACATAGATGAATTAGATTACAAAATTAGTGCAACATATGGTTCTGTTAAAGTGGCTGAAAGTACGACTTCGAAGATTTCAGATATTTTTGGACCTACAGTGAATAAATGTTTTAAAATAAATTCACTTTGTCCAAAAAATAGTATAGTGGTTGGCATCAATCTCTATGAAATTTTAAAAGACTTTGATGAATACGAATTTTCTCAATTCCATTCCGCTGAAATGAAAGAGAAATATGGTTATAGTATTTTTGAAGTTAAAAGAAAAAAATAACATAGAAAAAATATTTTTAATCAAAAAACATGTATTTTGAGGCTAAATTATTCAGAATTTTTTAGAGCGGCATGAACAAAATCGATTATTTTCAAATAATCTGTTCTTGGTTCTGTACTAATCATAAACAAGTCATTGGAATTGATTGGAATACTAATCATGGAAACTATAGCGTATTCTGTAATTGATGACTGTTCTTTTCCAAGTTTGTATGCTAAATTTGTGTAAAGATCTCTTTTTTGCAGTGCATAATGAATCGACATTTTGACGTTATCCCCATCTAAAATTTTCTCAACATTTTCTCTATGTCCACCTGCAATCATCTCACCCTTACTATTTGCAACACCTGCAAATCTGACTTGTGGATCTAAATCAAGAACTTGTTTTGACAATTCATTATAATCTACTGTCATTTTTTATTACCATCTGATTTCTTTTTAAAAAGTATTTCATCCTTTTCTTCTAATTCTTCTGTATAATCATCCATATCCAGTAAGAACTCTTCTTCATCAGAATACGCAGATTCAGCATGCTCACTAATATCTAATCCTATATCTTCGACTTCAGCTGAAACTCGAATACCTATAGTACGTTTTAACACTTGAAGAATTATCCAAGTTCCACCAAAGCCCATAGCAGCTGCTACTGCAACCCCTATTGCTTGAATCCAGAGTTGATCTGGATTTCCAAATAGTAATCCATCTACCCCTCCAGGATTAATTGCAGTACTTGCAAAAATTCCTATAGCTAACGCACCAACAATACCTGCAACACCGTGAACAGAGCTAACATCAAGTGCATCATCAATCTTTAATTTTTCTTTGAACAGCACTACACCAGAGTATGAGATTACACCTATTGCAATACCAATTACAAAGGCATGTTCGGCACTAACAAATCCAGATGCAGGAGTAATTCCAGCAAGACCAGCAATTGCTCCATTAATTGTGGCTACAACTGATGGTTTACCAGTTCTAATCCATGAAAGTCCTGCCCAAATTAAAGCAGATACAGATGAGGCCATGTGAGTTACAATTACAGTATTACCTGCAACACCACCTGATGCAGAAAGTGCACTACCTGCGTTAAATCCAAACCATCCTAACCACAATAATGAAGAACCAAGAACAGCAAGTGGAATACTATGAGGAATCATGATGGCAGGTCCGTAGTGTCTTCTTCTACCAAGTACTAGTGCGGCAGCGAGGGCTGCCATTCCAACACTTGTATGAATTACAATACCACCAGCAAAGTCGACAACACCAAGTTCTGCTAACCAACCACCACCCCAAACCCAATGAACTAGAGGATAATAGATTAGCATGGACCATGCTGCAATGAAAATGATAAAGGAATTGAATTTCATTCTTTCAGCAATAGTTCCTGTAAGCAATAGTGGAGTAATTGCTGCAAACATTAGTTGGAATTTTACAAATAATACACCAGGAATTGTTGGAGCATATTGTTCCAATGGCGCATCAGATGGAACACCTTTGAGAAATACCCAATCAAAATTCCCAATTAATCCTTCAGTTGAATCACCAAAGGAGACACTAAATCCAAAAATAAACCACATGACACTCAAAAGTGCTAAACCAAAAAAGATCTGCATGAAAATTGATGCTGCATTCTTTTTTCTTAAAAGTCCAGATTCAAAGAGACCTAATGCGGGGATCATTAGTAGCACAAGACTGCCTGCGACAAGCATCCATGCTGTATCCCCAGAATCTAGAACCATGTAAAAAATCTGAGTTTGAAATTAATAACAATGACTAAATTTGGTTATCATTTGATTATCATTTGGTTATCAAAATCAGAAATTATATTTGTGTAAATTACATTACAATAACTAAATGCTCAAAATAGAAGTCATACTAGGAGAAAACGACGTTATGGCAATTAGTGAAGGATTAAAAAAAATCGGGATTGGTGGTCTTACTGTATCCAAAGTAAGAGGAAGAGGTAAAAAACCAGGTCCAGAAATTCACGCATCAAAAGGAAGTGAAATTTTTGTGCCTCAATTCAGTGAAAAATACAGATTAGAAGCAATCATTTCAGATGCAATTGAAGATGAAGTTATAGGAATTATTAAACAAAATGGCAGAGTTGGTAAAATCTTTGTTTCTCAAATTTTACGAGCAGTGGATATTGCTTCAGGGGATGAAGGGGAAAACACAATCTAGAGTCATGAACATGAATTCTATTCGCAATAGTAAATTGTTTCACAGAGAAGAGATGCAACGTTTGGAATCTAAAGACGTACTCAAAGTCGTTGCGATAGCAGGAATCATTGTTATACCACTACTTGTTGGTTTAGTTCTATGAAATTATCCAAAATTTCTATCGCTAAATTAGTACTTGCAGCAGTTGGAATGACGTTAGTTGGATTAGCTTTGTTTAACGGATACTATTAAAAATCACCAAAATTATTTTCATAAATAATTGTAGGGTTTTTTAGTTGTTTTTCTATTGTCGGTAATGATTTCATTATACAATAATTTACAAAATCACTAAATGATTTTATTCTATAATCATTACGCAGTGTTTCTTTGTTATCTTCATAAATTATTTGTAATTTTTTTAAAGTAAATTTTTGCAATGGAACAAATCTACTTCGTTTAGGTAATTGTTTTGATTCTGAACTTGCTTCTGTGGTAAATTCAAGATCTTGTTTTCCATCAAGTGTTTCCATATCTACGACTTCTTCCATTTCAGAAACAAAGATTTTTCCACCATGTATTGATGACAAGCCAGAATTTTTTGAAATCATTTCAACTACTTTTCTTGCATCTTTATCAGAAACTACCATTTCGATTTTTGCTAATGGTACTGACTTTAATCCAGTTGAACCTATTCTAGAACCTTGAGACTCATCGTAAATATTACTATCATCTAAATTTCGTTTATCAATAATGTAAGTTCCAACTATATTCAAATTTGTTTTAATGGTAGGAAAATTTTTTCGCTTAATTACAGCCTCTATCTTTTTCACGTATAATATTCAAAAACAGGCATATTTATGAGAAATGATCATTATCACGCCTAAAAATTAGCATTCAGACTTAATTATTTTTTAGAAAGTCCAAATTTTGATGCCCATCCTTGTTTTTTAGCAGGCTTCATAGAGAGATTATCTAGCATTGCATATGTAATAGTAAATCCATTTCCGATCATAGTAGCATCTTTTGTGTAATTTTCTTTGTTTGATATAAATTCATCAGCTAAATCTTTAATTTTTTTGGTTTTGAGATCAAACAATCGTATTTTTTTACCATTCTCAAGTTTAATTATAGCATCACCACTTAGCCCCTGAATAGAAAAATTCTCAAAAAATCTAATCGTTCCACCTTCTTTAAGGATAATCTCAGAATCAAAAGTTAACTTTGCACCATAAAATAAAATTTCTCTTGCAGAAATTTTTACATCATCTTCAACATTTAAAACAATTATAGAATCAGCTTCAAGTGATACTGTATTTGCAATATTTTCTGCAATAATTTTTCCA comes from Nitrosopumilus oxyclinae and encodes:
- a CDS encoding HAMP domain-containing protein — protein: MAISFNLSKKFIFLIMIVSFVALSITGFLSFYYADQILGERVGDQLLGESTVRGDTLRLLFESRIEQNKILANDPMIQLLVSEMNQIPKDKLKESQENNRRDFLIQIQAFQELIGYSIGFEDTKIIGKDGKMFFSLSRNLDEDFIEDKLFQRGLKESFIEFEPSKNGKKIVVVSPIFADGNKKGDEPIGVIISKMRTTSIDNVLVNRSGLGESGEVYIVNNQSIMLSESRFIEDVVFKQKVDSLAVQKCFNEGEEMVGFYEDYRNVPIYGSSYCADDLGIVLLVEIDQEEVEKPIDILQNRIFYTGIVITLLMGIVAFVISKSISRPLLKLKNAANKIASGDFKVRTNITTGDEIGELSHAFDSMAQKLEESLIEIKEKEEVIKQQEDILLKFSQHEQNDCVGVVDITDSTRISSKLSDDDVSKMYEIFLNFMAKIVHKHHGEVVKNIGDALMFRFANVDPKNIEVMKNILECCLDMIESHDELKKELNAENIDELDYKISATYGSVKVAESTTSKISDIFGPTVNKCFKINSLCPKNSIVVGINLYEILKDFDEYEFSQFHSAEMKEKYGYSIFEVKRKK
- a CDS encoding DUF6659 family protein, translated to MTVDYNELSKQVLDLDPQVRFAGVANSKGEMIAGGHRENVEKILDGDNVKMSIHYALQKRDLYTNLAYKLGKEQSSITEYAIVSMISIPINSNDLFMISTEPRTDYLKIIDFVHAALKNSE
- a CDS encoding ammonium transporter; translated protein: MVLDSGDTAWMLVAGSLVLLMIPALGLFESGLLRKKNAASIFMQIFFGLALLSVMWFIFGFSVSFGDSTEGLIGNFDWVFLKGVPSDAPLEQYAPTIPGVLFVKFQLMFAAITPLLLTGTIAERMKFNSFIIFIAAWSMLIYYPLVHWVWGGGWLAELGVVDFAGGIVIHTSVGMAALAAALVLGRRRHYGPAIMIPHSIPLAVLGSSLLWLGWFGFNAGSALSASGGVAGNTVIVTHMASSVSALIWAGLSWIRTGKPSVVATINGAIAGLAGITPASGFVSAEHAFVIGIAIGVISYSGVVLFKEKLKIDDALDVSSVHGVAGIVGALAIGIFASTAINPGGVDGLLFGNPDQLWIQAIGVAVAAAMGFGGTWIILQVLKRTIGIRVSAEVEDIGLDISEHAESAYSDEEEFLLDMDDYTEELEEKDEILFKKKSDGNKK
- a CDS encoding P-II family nitrogen regulator; this encodes MLKIEVILGENDVMAISEGLKKIGIGGLTVSKVRGRGKKPGPEIHASKGSEIFVPQFSEKYRLEAIISDAIEDEVIGIIKQNGRVGKIFVSQILRAVDIASGDEGENTI
- a CDS encoding P-II family nitrogen regulator — encoded protein: MKKIEAVIKRKNFPTIKTNLNIVGTYIIDKRNLDDSNIYDESQGSRIGSTGLKSVPLAKIEMVVSDKDARKVVEMISKNSGLSSIHGGKIFVSEMEEVVDMETLDGKQDLEFTTEASSESKQLPKRSRFVPLQKFTLKKLQIIYEDNKETLRNDYRIKSFSDFVNYCIMKSLPTIEKQLKNPTIIYENNFGDF